Genomic DNA from Candidatus Sphingomonas phytovorans:
TCAGCCGGCTCCATCAACCCTTCCGGTGGTCAGCGTTCAGGCATCCGGAGAGACCGAAGCGGTCGCCACCGCCAATGCCGATGCGGCTGACGACCCCGCGATCTGGCGCAACGCGGCAAACCCGGCGGCGAGCCTGATCGTCGGCACCGACAAGAAGGCCGGCCTCTATGTCTATAGCCTCGACGGCAAGGTCCGTGACTTCAACAACGCGGGCGCGGTCAACAATGTCGATCTCGCCGAACATGGCGGCCGGATCGTCGTCGCGGCGAGCGACCGGAGCGATCGCGCCAATGCGCAGGTCGCGCTGTTCGCGCTCGACGGCACGGCGGGCAAGCTCACCGCGCTCGGCAAGGTGCCGGCAGGCGTCGGCGAGGCATATGGCCTCTGCCTCTATCGCACCCCCGGCGCGCTCTACGCCTTCATGGTCGCCAAGGACGGCACGATCCGCCAGCTCGCGCTCGACCTGGCGGGCAAGGCGCCCCAGGCAAAGATCGTCCGCACGATGAAGCTCGGCACCCAGTCCGAAGGCTGCGCGGTCGATCCCGATACCGGCCGGCTCTATGTCGCCGAGGAAGATGTCGGCCTGTGGCGCTTCGACGCCCGCCCCGACGGTCCGGTCGAACCGGTGAAGATCGCCGCGGCCGACGGCCAGCAGATCGTCGCCGATGCCGAGGGTGTCGCCATCGCGAAGGAAGGCAGTGCCGGCTATCTCGTCGTCTCGAGCCAGGGAGACAATGCCTATGCCGTCTATCGACTCGCCGACGACAGCTATGTCGGTCGTTTCCGTATCGCCCCCGGCACGTTCGGCGCGACCGAGGAGACTGACGGCATCGAGATCGCGACCGGAGATTTCGGCCCGGCCTTCCCCGATGGCATCATGATCGCGCAAGACGGCATGAACGCACCGCGCGCGCAGAATTTCAAACTGGTCCGCTGGGGCGAGATCAAGCGCGCACTGGGCTTGTAAGCGACAGCAGCGCAGGCGTAGGCTCGCCCTTCGGCAACGCAGCAAAGGACTCGAACGATGGACGCCACTCTCGATCTTCACCAGGATTGGGGCGCCGCCGCCGAGGCCGAGCTCGCCGACGTGGTCGAGCTGCGCCGCGCGATCCATGCCGACCCCGAGATCGGGCTCCAGTGCCCGCGCACGACGGAGAAGATCAAGGCCGCGCTGGCAGGGCTGCCGCTCGACTATCGCGAGGGAACCTCGACCACCGGCTTCGTCGCCATCCTGCGCGGCGGCCGCGACAATGGCCGCACCGTGCTGTTGCGCGGCGACATGGATGCGTTGCCGATGCAGGAAGAGACCGGCCTGCCCTTCGCTTCCCGGGTACCGGGCGCGATGCACGCCTGTGGCCATGATGCCCACACCGCCATGCTGGTCGGTGCCGCCCGCGCGCTCTGCGCCCGGCGCGACCGGCTGTCCGGGTCGGTCGTCTTCATGTTCCAGCCGGGCGAGGAGGGCCATCACGGCGCGCGCTTCATGATCGAGGACGGCCTGCTCGACGAACCGCGTCCTGAGGCGGCGTTCGCGCTGCACATCATGCCCAATGCCCCGGCTGGCGTCATGTGGAGCCGGCCCGGCGCCCTGCTCGCCTCGACCGACGCGCTCAACATCACGGTGCACGGGCGCGGCGGCCATGCGGCGATGCCGCATGACGGGATCGATCCGATTCCGGTCGCCTGCGAGATCGTCACCGCGCTGAGCGCCTTCGTCGCGCGCCAGATTCCGGTCACCGATCCGGCGGTTCTGTCGATCACCCAGATCAACGCTGGATCGGCCTACAACATCGTCCCGGACGAGGTGAAGCTGAAGGGCACGCTGCGCACCCTGTCCAACACGGTCCGCGCCAAGGCGCGCGAGGGTCTGACCCGCATCGCCGAGCATATCGCGATCGCCCATGGCTGCACCGCCGAAGTGGTGATCGACGACGGCTATCCGGTGACGATGAACGATCCCCGCGCGCTATCCCTGATGCGCGGCGTGGCGGAGGATCTGGGCGGCGAGGCGGCATGGCGGACCATGCCCTCCCCGATCATGGGCGGGGAGGATTTCTCCTATGTCTTGCGTGAGATTCCCGGCGCGATGGCCTTTATCGGTGTCGCGCCGAAGGGCAGCGATCCTGCCACCAACCCGCCGCTCCACAATACGCGCATGACGATCGAGGAAGAAGTGATGGCGCGCGGCGTGGCGATCCATTGCGCCGTGGCGGAACGGTTCCTCGACAACGGTCTTGACTGAAGGGCCTTCCGGCGGATGACGTCAGGCCGGCGTGGCGACCCGCCGGCCCGCGAATCCGGTCGCGACGATCAGGACTGAGGCCGCTACGGCAAACCCGCCCGAGATGAGGAAGGCTGGCAGATAGCTGCCGGTCTGCTCACGGATCACGCCGGCACCGAAGGCGGCGGTCGCGGCGCCGATCTGGTGCCCGACCAGGATCCAGCCGAACACGATCGGCGCGTCGCGCTCCCCGAACGACATGTTGGTCAGCTTCACCGTCGGCGGCACGGTCGCGATCCAGTCGAGCCCGTAGAAGATCGCGAAGATCGTCAGGCTCACAGCGCCGAAATCGATGAACGGCAGCGCGAGCAGCGAGAGGCCGCGAAGGCCGTAATAAACGCAAAGCAGCTTTCGCGGATCGTAACGGTCGGTCAGCCAGCCCGACGCAGTCGTGCCGAACAGGTCGAACAGGCCCATCATCGACAACAGCCCCGCCGCCGCGACCGGGGCGATGCCGTGATCGCCGCAAAAGGCGATCATATGCGTGCCGACCAGCCCGTTGGTGGTCAGCCCGCATACGAAGAAAGTGCCGAACAACAGCCAGAAGATCGGCGTCCGCGCCGCGCGGAACAGCGCGTCGAACGCGAGCATCGGGGTCGCTGCCTGCTTCATCGGCGCCGGCGGCGCGCTCTCCTCGGTCTCGCCGAAGCGCCGCGTGCCGACATCCTCCGGTCGCTCGGGCACGAAGAGCAGGACGAACGGGACCAGCGCCGCGCTGGCGATGGCCACCGCGATCGCTACCGGCTGCCACGCGCCAGTGCGCGAAAGCCAGGCGAGTAGCGGCAGGAAGATCAGCGCGCCGGTCGCGGTGCTCGCGCTCAGCATGCCCATCACCAGTCCCTGCCGCGTCGCGAACCAGCGATTGACCACGGCGGCGCCCAGCACCGAGGCAACCGCCCCGCTCCCGACGCCGGACAGCACGCCCCAGGTGAGGACATAATGCCAGGGCTCGGTCATCCACAGGCTCGCCAGGGTGGATGCCGACATGATCGCCAAACCGGCCAGCATCGTCCGCTTGATGCCGAACGACATCATCAGCGCCGCAGCGAACGGCCCGACCAGCCCGTACAGGAAGATGCCGACGGCCGCCGAGAAGGAGATGGTCGCCCTGTCCCACCCGAAATGCATTTCCAGCGGGACCATCATCACGCCGGGCGCCGACCGCAACCCGGCGGAGATCAGCAGCGCGAAGAAGGTCACGCCGACGACGATATAGGGGAAGGATCGGCCGGACAGGCGGACTGGACGCATCTTCGTTCCTTGCAAATCAGTCATGACCGGCGACGTCGACGACGTCGCGCAGCAGCGTTTCGAGCCTCGTCCAGTCGTCCGCGCCGAGCCGGCCGATCAATCGTTCCTGTGCCGCGCGCCATGGAAGAGTCGCCCTCTCCATCGCCTCGCGTCCCGTGACGGTCAGCGACGCGATTCGCGCGCGACCTCGCCCCGCCTGCACGATCTCGATCCAGCCTTGCCGCTCGAGCGGCGCCAGCGCCCGGTAGAGCGAGGTCCGGTCCATCACCAGCGTCTCGGCCAGCCGGCTGAGCGACACGTCCCCGCATCGCGCGGTGTGTCGCAACACCGAGAATTGGGCGATCGTCATGCCCGTGCCGGTCAACGCCTCGTCATAGACCCGCGACACGGCCCGCGCGGCCTTGCGCAACGACGTGCAGGCACAAGGAGAATCGGAAAGAGCGGGAAGGGCCACGGCGATGATGTATATGCATCATGAAAATCGGTCAATGCTGGCAAACGGCGCGAACGAGCGGCCCGGCGGCCTGTCCACCCTTCATCAACTGTGGCATTGTCTCTCGACTAGCCGGGGGACTGCCACATGACCGATCGACCAGCCGTCGCCCTGTGGCTCTATATCCGCAGCCTCGTGGCTGTGCTTGTGGGCTTCGCCCTCATCGTGATGCTTCATACCGGCACCGACGAGGTCATGCATTCAACGGGGGTCATTCCGCGCGGTGCGATGTGGAATCCGTGGCACAATCTCCTCGCCCTCGCCTATCGCTGCCTCTTCTCGGTCGCCGGCGGCTTCGTCACCGCGTGGCTCGCCCCACGCGCGCGGATGCGGCATGTGGTCATCCTGGCGATGATCGGTACGCTGGGCGGGATCGCCGGGGTGCTGCTGAGCTGGAACCTGAATCTCGGCCCGCGATGGTATCCGATCGCGCTGGCAATCACGGCGTTCCCGGCGGTGTGGCTTGGCGGCCGGCTGTACGAAAAGCGGTACGGGCCGCGCTGAGGACTCCGCCTCCGGACTGGTCTCGGTAGAAACCACTGTCCCAGACCCGCCCTGTTATGCCAGATGACCCGATGCAAGCATCAACGACTCCAGCCGCGCACCCGCTCGCCGAGCTTACCATTCGCGGCATCATCCTGGGCGGGCTCATCACCGTCCTGTTCACCGCCGCCAATGTCTATCTCGGCCTCAAGGTCGGGCTGACCTTCGCCACCTCGATCCCCGCCGCCGTCATCTCCATGGCGATCCTGCGCTTCTTCAAGGATGCCAACATCCTTGAGAACAATATCGTCCAGACGATCGCGAGCGCCGCGGGCACGCTGGCCGCGATCATCTTCGTCCTGCCCGGCCTGATCCTGGTCGGCTGGTGGACCGGCTTCCCCTATTGGACGACGGTGGCGGTCTGCGCGGTGGGCGGCATATTGGGCGTGATGTTCTCGGTGCCGCTGCGCCGCGCGCTCGTGACGGGATCCGACCTGCCCTATCCCGAAGGCGTCGCCGCGGCCGAGGTGCTCAAGGTCGGCGCGGCCGCCGATGGCGACGAGGAGAATGCCAAGGGCTTGCGCGTCATCATCCTCAGTTCAGTGGCGTCGGCCGGGTTCGCCCTGCTTGCCGCGATGAAGCTCGTCGCAGGCGAAGCAGCAAAGAACTTCCGGATCGGCGGCAGCGCGACCGGAGTCTCGACCAGCTTTTCGATGGCGTTGATCGGCGTCGGCCATCTCGTCGGTCTCTCGGTCGGCGCGGCGATGCTTTTCGGGATGCTCATCTCCTGGGTCGGGCTGATGCCGTACCTCACCCACGGCATAACGGGAGAGGTCGATGCCGTCGTAGGCACCGCATTCCGTCTCAAGGCGCGCTTCATCGGCGCCGGCACGATCGGCGTCGCGGCGATCTGGACTCTGCTCAAGATTCTCGGCCCGATCATCGGCGGCATCCGCTCGGCCATGGCCGCATCGCGCGCGCGCCAGGATGGCTCTATCCTGGAACTGACCGAGCGCGACCTGCCGATCGGCATCGTCGGCCTGTCGATCCTCGCGACCCTGCCGCCCATGGCCTGGCTGCTGTGGAGCTTCTCCGCGGGCGGCCCGGTCCACGATCATGCCTTTGCGGTGATCGCCGGCACTATCCTCTATATCCTGGTCATCGGCATCGTGATCGCCGCGGTGTGCGGCTATATGGCCGGGCTGATCGGCGCGTCGAACAGCCCCGTCTCGGGCGTCGGCATCCTTGCCGTGCTCGGCGCCTCGTTGCTGCTCGTCGCGATCTATGGCCACAGCACTGATCTCGCGCGCACCAACGCGCTGATCGCCTATGCCCTGTTCACCACCGCGATCGTCTTCTCCGTCGCGACCATCTCCAACGACAATCTCCAGGACCTGAAGACCGGCCAGCTCGTCGGCGCGACGCCATGGAAACAGCAGTTCGCACTGGTGCTGGGCGTGATCTTCGGCTCGCTGGTCATTCCCTTGGTGCTCGACCTGCTCAACACCGCCTTCACTTTCCAGGGCGCGCCCAATGCCAAGGACACCGCCCTCGCGGCGCCCCAGGCCGCGCTGATCTCGTCGCTTGCCAAGGGCGTGCTGGGCGGCGACCTCGACTGGCGGCTGATCGGCGTCGGTGCCGGGATCGGCGTGCTGGTGATCGCCCTCGACGAGGCGCTCGGCCGCGCCGGCAAGATGCGCCTTCCGCCGCTGGGCATCGGCATGGGCATCTATCTTCCGATGGCGCTGACCCTGCTGATCCCGGTCGGCGCGGTCATTGGTCATTTCTACGACAAATGGGCAAGGCGCAGCGCCAACCCAGCCTTTGCCGAGCGCATGGGCGTGCTGGCGGCGACGGGCCTGATCGTCGGCGAGAGCCTGTTCGGCGTGGCGTTCGCGGGGATCGTCGGCGCGTCGGGCAAGGATGCGCCGCTCGCGCTGGTCGGTGCGGGCTTCGAAACGATCGCGACTGTCGCGGCACCCGTGGCGTTCGCCGGGCTGATCTGGCTACTCTACAGCCGGACCAGGTCGATGGCGCGCTGATCTCTACTCCCCTCCCCTTCGGGGGAGGGGTTTTCGCCTGCTACATCGCGGCGAGCAGCGCCTTGATCTCGATGAACGCGAACGCCACCGAGCTGTCAGCCACGCCATAGGGCACGAACAGCTTGTCGCCGTGCCGGATCGCGCCGCAGCTATAGACCACATTGGGCACATAGCCCTCGCGATCCTCATGCGCCGCCGCCAGGATTGGTTCCCGCGTGCGGCCAAGCACTTTCGACGGATCGTCCTTGTCGAGCAGGACTGCGCCGATCGAATATTTCCGCATCGCGCCGACGCCGTGAGTCAGCATCAGCCACCCTTCGTCCAGCTCGATCGGCGGACCGCAATTGCCGATCTGCACCAGTTCCCACGGATAGTGCGGCGTCAACAGCTTCTCACCCTCTTCCCAATGGGTGAGGGTATCGGACTTGAGCAGGAACAGGTTCTCGCCGTCCTGCCGTCCCATCATCATATATTGCCCGCCGATCTTGCGGGGGAACAGGGCCATGCCCTTGTTGCGCGAGGCGGGGCCAGTCATCGGCACCAGATCGAACGCGCGGAAATCGCGGGTCCGCAGCAGCTCTGACTGGATCGCCGAGCCATTATAGGCGGTATAGGTGCCGAGCCATTCAGCCGAGCCGTCGTCATGCGTGAACTTGACGAGGCGAAGGTCCTCGAGCCCCTTTGACTGCGCGGCGGTGATCGGGAAGATCACGGTGCCCGACAGAGTCGAATCCCGGTGGCGATAGACGGTGATCTCGCCCTCGGGCAGTTCCTTCTCATCCTGCCCGACCGCATCGGTCGCGGTGGCGAAGGGAGGCTCAGGCGCCAGTTTCAGCTCGTTCCGGCTGGTGATGATTCCCTCGCGGAACGCCACCGAGGAGATATGCCCCTCGCCCACCGCGCGCAGCGACATCAGGATACGCAGCGATCCTTCGGGCATGCCGGTCTGGTCGAAATGCGGCACCGCGCTTGGGTTCATCAGCGCGGCGGCGGCATAGCTGTATTCGTGGCAGAAATAGGCGCCGATCAACTGGCGCTTCTCGTCGCCGATCTCGCTGCCGTCGAGCCCGAGCATCTCCTCGATCTCGTCATAGCGGGTCATGAACACGCGCCGCGTCTGCCAGTGGCGCGCCTCGAAATCCTTGAGCACCAGCTCGAGCTCGGCCCGCGTCGCCGCGGTATCGAGCTCCATGACTTCCTTCACCAGCCGCTCGGTACGGCTGCCGCCATTGCCGGCCCATGCCAGATGGAAGGGGCGCACCACCACACGAGAGGGATCGGCATGCAGCCGAAGCGCGTGGTGGAACAGTTCGATCACGTGAGGGCCTCGCACCAATGACGTCATGGCGACGTCCCGAGCGAGGCTACGCGACGGCGCGATCCGGTCCTGCCATGCTTTCGGCCCGCTTTGAAAGCCCCGAAATGGCGCAAGACGCCAATTGAAGCGCCAGAATCGACTCGGCGCCCTGATTGCGGTTCAGGCCGGTCGGCATCAGCCCGTCGAAACAGCCGCCATCCTGCGCGGTGGCAAGCGGCAGATCGAGATCGTTCTGGCCGAGATACCAGCGATAGGCCCGCTGCGCTTCCTCGACCCAGCGCGCATCGCCGGTCGCCCTGAACGCGGCGGAGCAGGCGTCAATCGTCGCCTGTGCCTCAAGCGGCTGCTGGTCGAACGGCAACGGCTCTTCATAAGCGCGGCCGAAGCTCTCCGTACCGATCGCGCGGAACCGGCCTTCCGGCGAGGTCTGCTGCGCCACGATCCAGCCGAGCGTCGACAGGCCGCATTTCAGCAGGTCGTCACGACCCAACATCATGCCTGCGCGAATCAGCGCCTCGGGCAACCGCGCATTGTCATAGGCGAGCACGATCTCGAACCATTCCCATTCGGGCCGCCGCGCTTCCTCGACCAGCGCGAGCAGGTCGTTGGAGAAACGTTCGAGGATGTTGCGCGCCAGTTCATGCCCCGGATGCGCACCGAGCATCGCCGCCGCGCCTAGCATGGCGAACGCTTGCGCGCGCGGGCTGCCCAGGTCGAAGGCAAGCGACGCCGTCTCGTCGAACAGGCGCACCGCCCAGTCGCGATGCTTGGCGAGGGTGGAGCGGCGCGCCGTGACGCCAAGCGCCCAGATCGTGCGGCCGTTCGAATCCTCGGAACCATATTCCTCGCACCAGGTGCGATCGAAGTTCATGAAGTTGCGGAAACGGCGCTTGTCCGGGTTCCACGCATATTGGACGAACGACGCATAGACCGTCATCCACTTGTCGCGCACGCCCTCGTCCAGCGTGTCGATCGCGGTCATCAGCATCAGCGCGCGGACATTGTCGTCGATGCAATAGCCATGGCGGCGATCCGGCACCGAATAGATTGAATGCTGGAGCATGCCGGTCGAATCGCTCATCCGCTCGACCGCGGCGATATCGGGCTGAAGCGGCGTCAAGCGTACCTTCGTCGCGATCCGGCGCGGCTTGGTCGCCACCATCTCGACGATCTCGCGCATCGCCAGTTCGGCAAGGCGCGGCCAGATCATCGTCCGGCCGCGCGCATAAGCGCGCTCGGACAATTTGATCCGGTTGCGGTCGCTGCCCAACAGGGCATTGATCTCGCGCGCGAACGCGGCGCTGTCGCCGAAATCGACCAGCACGCCGTGCCCGTCCGCCAGTATTTCGGTCGCATGGACATAGGGCGTGGAAACGACCGCCTTGCCGACGCCGACCGCATAGGACAGCGTGCCGGAGGTGATCTGCGCCGGGTTGTTGTACGGCGTCACATAGATGTCCGCCGCCTGCAGATAGTCGATCAGCTCGTTATGCTCGAGGAACGCGTCGATAAACTCGACATGCGCCGCGACACCGTGATGCTCCGCCAATGCCTTCAGCCGGTCGCGATACGCTTCGCCCTCGTGCGCGACGAGGTTCGGGTGAGTCGCTCCGAGTACTGCATACAGCACGTCGGGGTGCTCTGCCGCGATCGCCGGCAACGCATCGATCATCGTCTCGATGCCCTTGTTGGGCGCGAGCAGGCCGAAGGTCAGCAGCGTCTTGCGGCCCTGCCAGCCGAACTGCGCCTTCAGCGTTTCGGGATCGACAAGCGCCCGATCCGGCACGCCGTGCGGGATCATCACGATCGACTTCGGGCTCGCGCCATACACCCGGTCGAGAATTTCCAGGCCGCGCTCCGCCATCACCACCACTTTGGCCGCGCGACGAAGCAGGCCTTCCATCACTCGGCGCTCGTCCGCGCTCGGCTTTTCGAGGATGGTGTGGAGCGTGACGATGACCGGGATCGACACCCGGTCGAGCAGGGCGAGAATATGTTCGCCCGCCGGCCCGCCGTAAATGCCATATTCGTGCTGGAGCCAGAGCGCCTGCGCCCCGCTGCGTTCGATCGCGCGCGCGGCATCGATATAGGCGAGGCGGTCCTGTTCCGGGATGCTCGCGGTCACTTCGGGCGGGTAATCGTAACGGCCGGGGTGATCGTCCATCGCATAGACGTCGATCTTCAGATCAGGGAATCGGCCCTTCAACGCGGTGAACGTGTCGGTAGTATATGTTGCAAGGCCGCATTTCCGGGGCAGGAAATTACCGATCAATGCCAGGTGATCGATCGGGGTCACTGCCTTTTCCGAAAGAACCATCGATTGAAACCTCTTGTGAACCGAGGCTGGGAGCCCCGAATTTGCCTCCCACGAACGGCCAAGTTTCAATATGGTTGCAGTAATGCTGCGGCGCAACAAGAGATTCGCGCTGATCTAGGTCAAGATTAAGCCGAAATGAACGGCTCACCCCCTGCCACGATAGCCTGGAACGTCCTGCGAGGGCAGCCAGAGACCCTCCGGCGGCGGGCCGGACTGCCAGAAGACATCGATCGGGATACCGCCGCGCGGATACCAATAGCCGCCGATTCGCAGCCACACCGGGTTCATCTCGGCGGTCAGCCGTTCCCCGATCCCGACGGTGCAGTCCTCGTGGAATGCCTGGTGGTTCCGGAAGCTGCCGAGGAACAGTTTCAGCGACTTGGATTCCACGATCGTCCCGCCCGGTGCATAGTCGATCACCAGATGCGCGAAATCGGGCTGCGCCGTCACGGGACAGAGCGAGGTGAATTCGGGCGCGGTGAAACG
This window encodes:
- the queF gene encoding preQ(1) synthase, whose product is MTIKHLGQASALPSSPEEAVLDYVPNPRPGRPYLVRFTAPEFTSLCPVTAQPDFAHLVIDYAPGGTIVESKSLKLFLGSFRNHQAFHEDCTVGIGERLTAEMNPVWLRIGGYWYPRGGIPIDVFWQSGPPPEGLWLPSQDVPGYRGRG
- a CDS encoding glycosyltransferase family 4 protein, with the protein product MVLSEKAVTPIDHLALIGNFLPRKCGLATYTTDTFTALKGRFPDLKIDVYAMDDHPGRYDYPPEVTASIPEQDRLAYIDAARAIERSGAQALWLQHEYGIYGGPAGEHILALLDRVSIPVIVTLHTILEKPSADERRVMEGLLRRAAKVVVMAERGLEILDRVYGASPKSIVMIPHGVPDRALVDPETLKAQFGWQGRKTLLTFGLLAPNKGIETMIDALPAIAAEHPDVLYAVLGATHPNLVAHEGEAYRDRLKALAEHHGVAAHVEFIDAFLEHNELIDYLQAADIYVTPYNNPAQITSGTLSYAVGVGKAVVSTPYVHATEILADGHGVLVDFGDSAAFAREINALLGSDRNRIKLSERAYARGRTMIWPRLAELAMREIVEMVATKPRRIATKVRLTPLQPDIAAVERMSDSTGMLQHSIYSVPDRRHGYCIDDNVRALMLMTAIDTLDEGVRDKWMTVYASFVQYAWNPDKRRFRNFMNFDRTWCEEYGSEDSNGRTIWALGVTARRSTLAKHRDWAVRLFDETASLAFDLGSPRAQAFAMLGAAAMLGAHPGHELARNILERFSNDLLALVEEARRPEWEWFEIVLAYDNARLPEALIRAGMMLGRDDLLKCGLSTLGWIVAQQTSPEGRFRAIGTESFGRAYEEPLPFDQQPLEAQATIDACSAAFRATGDARWVEEAQRAYRWYLGQNDLDLPLATAQDGGCFDGLMPTGLNRNQGAESILALQLASCAISGLSKRAESMAGPDRAVA
- a CDS encoding glycoside hydrolase family 130 protein, with amino-acid sequence MIELFHHALRLHADPSRVVVRPFHLAWAGNGGSRTERLVKEVMELDTAATRAELELVLKDFEARHWQTRRVFMTRYDEIEEMLGLDGSEIGDEKRQLIGAYFCHEYSYAAAALMNPSAVPHFDQTGMPEGSLRILMSLRAVGEGHISSVAFREGIITSRNELKLAPEPPFATATDAVGQDEKELPEGEITVYRHRDSTLSGTVIFPITAAQSKGLEDLRLVKFTHDDGSAEWLGTYTAYNGSAIQSELLRTRDFRAFDLVPMTGPASRNKGMALFPRKIGGQYMMMGRQDGENLFLLKSDTLTHWEEGEKLLTPHYPWELVQIGNCGPPIELDEGWLMLTHGVGAMRKYSIGAVLLDKDDPSKVLGRTREPILAAAHEDREGYVPNVVYSCGAIRHGDKLFVPYGVADSSVAFAFIEIKALLAAM
- a CDS encoding oligopeptide transporter, OPT family, which gives rise to MQASTTPAAHPLAELTIRGIILGGLITVLFTAANVYLGLKVGLTFATSIPAAVISMAILRFFKDANILENNIVQTIASAAGTLAAIIFVLPGLILVGWWTGFPYWTTVAVCAVGGILGVMFSVPLRRALVTGSDLPYPEGVAAAEVLKVGAAADGDEENAKGLRVIILSSVASAGFALLAAMKLVAGEAAKNFRIGGSATGVSTSFSMALIGVGHLVGLSVGAAMLFGMLISWVGLMPYLTHGITGEVDAVVGTAFRLKARFIGAGTIGVAAIWTLLKILGPIIGGIRSAMAASRARQDGSILELTERDLPIGIVGLSILATLPPMAWLLWSFSAGGPVHDHAFAVIAGTILYILVIGIVIAAVCGYMAGLIGASNSPVSGVGILAVLGASLLLVAIYGHSTDLARTNALIAYALFTTAIVFSVATISNDNLQDLKTGQLVGATPWKQQFALVLGVIFGSLVIPLVLDLLNTAFTFQGAPNAKDTALAAPQAALISSLAKGVLGGDLDWRLIGVGAGIGVLVIALDEALGRAGKMRLPPLGIGMGIYLPMALTLLIPVGAVIGHFYDKWARRSANPAFAERMGVLAATGLIVGESLFGVAFAGIVGASGKDAPLALVGAGFETIATVAAPVAFAGLIWLLYSRTRSMAR
- a CDS encoding MFS transporter produces the protein MRPVRLSGRSFPYIVVGVTFFALLISAGLRSAPGVMMVPLEMHFGWDRATISFSAAVGIFLYGLVGPFAAALMMSFGIKRTMLAGLAIMSASTLASLWMTEPWHYVLTWGVLSGVGSGAVASVLGAAVVNRWFATRQGLVMGMLSASTATGALIFLPLLAWLSRTGAWQPVAIAVAIASAALVPFVLLFVPERPEDVGTRRFGETEESAPPAPMKQAATPMLAFDALFRAARTPIFWLLFGTFFVCGLTTNGLVGTHMIAFCGDHGIAPVAAAGLLSMMGLFDLFGTTASGWLTDRYDPRKLLCVYYGLRGLSLLALPFIDFGAVSLTIFAIFYGLDWIATVPPTVKLTNMSFGERDAPIVFGWILVGHQIGAATAAFGAGVIREQTGSYLPAFLISGGFAVAASVLIVATGFAGRRVATPA
- a CDS encoding M20 family metallopeptidase → MDATLDLHQDWGAAAEAELADVVELRRAIHADPEIGLQCPRTTEKIKAALAGLPLDYREGTSTTGFVAILRGGRDNGRTVLLRGDMDALPMQEETGLPFASRVPGAMHACGHDAHTAMLVGAARALCARRDRLSGSVVFMFQPGEEGHHGARFMIEDGLLDEPRPEAAFALHIMPNAPAGVMWSRPGALLASTDALNITVHGRGGHAAMPHDGIDPIPVACEIVTALSAFVARQIPVTDPAVLSITQINAGSAYNIVPDEVKLKGTLRTLSNTVRAKAREGLTRIAEHIAIAHGCTAEVVIDDGYPVTMNDPRALSLMRGVAEDLGGEAAWRTMPSPIMGGEDFSYVLREIPGAMAFIGVAPKGSDPATNPPLHNTRMTIEEEVMARGVAIHCAVAERFLDNGLD
- a CDS encoding MarR family winged helix-turn-helix transcriptional regulator, whose amino-acid sequence is MALPALSDSPCACTSLRKAARAVSRVYDEALTGTGMTIAQFSVLRHTARCGDVSLSRLAETLVMDRTSLYRALAPLERQGWIEIVQAGRGRARIASLTVTGREAMERATLPWRAAQERLIGRLGADDWTRLETLLRDVVDVAGHD
- a CDS encoding phytase, with amino-acid sequence MTLMLLFGGTACAQTVPQPAPSTLPVVSVQASGETEAVATANADAADDPAIWRNAANPAASLIVGTDKKAGLYVYSLDGKVRDFNNAGAVNNVDLAEHGGRIVVAASDRSDRANAQVALFALDGTAGKLTALGKVPAGVGEAYGLCLYRTPGALYAFMVAKDGTIRQLALDLAGKAPQAKIVRTMKLGTQSEGCAVDPDTGRLYVAEEDVGLWRFDARPDGPVEPVKIAAADGQQIVADAEGVAIAKEGSAGYLVVSSQGDNAYAVYRLADDSYVGRFRIAPGTFGATEETDGIEIATGDFGPAFPDGIMIAQDGMNAPRAQNFKLVRWGEIKRALGL